The Methanobrevibacter millerae genome includes the window TTAACATCAGAACCACTAATTATTATTTTATTTGCCAATGAAGCACCATTGAACGTGGAAGTAATGATATATTCACCGGCCTGCAGGTTAATGTTTAAACGAGCTATTCCTCCTGCATCGGTTGTCCTTTCATAAAAGACTCCATTGATGTTGAATGTAATTTTTTGTGCTGCAAACAGATTTCCTTTACCGTCCACGAGTTTTGCTTCAAATTTTGTTCCATCACGATATTTCATATTAATGTCTTTTGCTGAAAGAACAGGCAATACTTTAATGGTGTTTGATGCCATCAAACCATTGTAATTAGCAGTGATGACGTAAGTTACAGGATTCAAGTTGATGTTCATTTTCACATGTCCTGATGCATTGCTGGTTCTTTCATACATTACGCCGTTGATATTGAATACAACTTTTTCTCCTGCCTATAAAATAAATTAACCTAAAACTAATAATTATTATAGTTAATTATTTTGAAAAAATCAATTGATAAAAACAATAGTGATTGATGAAAATGTCATTATAATAAATAATATATTGAATATGAATACTCACAATCACAAATTAAAAAAAAAGTGAAATTAAATACATTTCATACAAAAAAATCGAATTAAAAATAAGTTTAATTTAAGGATAGGAAAAATCCCATCCTTTTCCACAAAATAAATCATGTATATGCTATTAAATGATGAATACATGATTAAACATCAAAAGATGTCTATACTAGAATATGAAAGTTATAGTATTTAAACCCTTTTATTATTTATTAAAGCAAAATTACATACTGAAATATATTTTACAGAAACAATAGAATTTTATTTTAACAAAAAACTTATTAATTTAAATATTTCAAAAGATAAACCATTACATCTAAATATTGGTAAAACTCCCACAAAATATATAGAGAAAAATAATATGCTATTAAATTTTAAGGTGATACAAATGATTGAAGATATTTGTGTTGCAATTGCTTATTTAGTCATTGCCCTGCATTATCTTCACCTAGCTATAGGATAAATAGCCAATAGTTATGAATTGAATATAGTTTTGAATTTTTTATGGATGATATTAACATTGTTAATTGACTAGTTTTCTCTCAACATTTATAATTCAAACATAACTATTAATAATTTAAAAAGATTATTTTCAATCATGATTAGTCTTTTTATAAAATATATATCCAAAATCCCAAATATTAAAAAAAATACTGTTAATTTCACGTATTCTTTGAAATAATTCATCAAAATAATTTTTATTGAACAATTACCAATTTTAGTAAATCATCATCTAATGCAAATCCATTAATTATCTATTCGTTTAATAATTTAGTATTCCATTTTATGAAATGTGTTGCATTTTTTGAGTTTACTCTATAACCTACAGATATTATTGCATCCAAATTAAAAAAATTATTTTCATAACTTTTACCATCACGGGGAGTTGTCAAAATTTTTTTGACAACTGAATTTTCATCCTACAAATGTATTATTCCAATTGAAAATAATTTTAAAAAAAGAAAAGGAGATTGAATAAATTTGAAAATTACTCCTTAATTCAATTCCCATTTAAAGTTATACTTTAAATTATATTTTGTTTACCCAGTACCCGCTAGGACTTCCTGGCTCATCAGTATCTTTATATATATAATTACCTCCTTTAGTCATTGGAACATCTCCTCCCACATCATTATGAGCATACATGATATTACCATTAGCATCACGGACATAATTATCATTTACAGTACTAGACTTTGTAGATGTACTACTACTTGTTTGAGTAGGTAAAACTTTTTCCTTCATTTCCATCTTTTGAGTAGTGTTGCATGCAATATAGTTGTCATTTCCTCCATAGGTAACATTCATAGTATATTCACCGGGAGTCAAGCCGTTCAGCTGCAATTTACCTTCACCGTTCGCATCAGTGGTTACAGCCTGAGGATTTTTCCCACCATTAGCATCAATTATAGTTATATTAACACGCTGATTAGCTATTGGCGTATTGTTCAAGTCAGTCAGTCTGATTGTAAAGTTATCCCCATCCTGCAAAGTGGAATTGCTTGTAACAACAGCTCTTGAGTCAACCTTTGCATGGCCTGAATTTAAAAATATGACTCCTGCTGCAACAAGAACGACAAGAACAACAACCAATGCAATTATTATTTTATTGTAATCCATTTTATCACATTATAAATATTAATATTATACTCTCTATTTTAATGACAATAATCGCAAATTTTAATTATAAACGCACATTTAAGAATATAAGTCAACAACACCATTATCAATAGCTTTCAGATTATTATCCCTCAGCATACCGTTCAAATATAATTGATAAGGTTCGACTTTATTCACATAATATGCAGCTTCCATCGTTGCCAATGTCACCACTGCCTCAGGATTTGCATAAGGATATCTTTCTTGTATTGAAGGAGTAGAACTTGACTTTTCTATAGGCTTATAGCAAGTTATCGTATATTTCTTAAACCAACATGTTACATTCGCCTTTTTACCAGCAACATCATCTATTGAATATGATGTGTTCGGATTGTCAGCTTCCTTAACTTCCATATATACATTGTCTTTTGAGTTATGATATAATGACACATTATTTTCATTACTGATTAATTCAAATCCCTGTCGAGGATCCAAATCTTTCATAAACATTTCATTTACGAAAAGAGCACTTAAAATAACAATAATACATATTAAAATTATTATTAAAAAATTTCTACTTTTAATGAAATTCAAAATTTTGGTCTTATCCCTTTTCATAACCGGAAGAGGTTTTGGTTTTTCTTCTTTGACATAATTTGATAGTGAAGCACCACAATTTCGACAGAATTTAGCACTTTCATCCTCAATTTTTTCACCACATTTATCACAAAACATACCTATTCCCCACTTATTTTAAAGTATAACATATTAATTATACCATTACAGGCTCACCACGTTCCCATCTATCCCTATATTCACGAAGATCACTATAACGACTTCCAACAGACTGTGAATGCTTACCGTCAGGATCAACAACTATACCATTGCTATCATAATAGACATTTACTTCAGGATCGAAGAAAATTTCATTTGATGAACTTGAAGATTTTGTTGATTGCTGATTTACAGTCTCATGAACCACTTTTTTCTCCATTGTCAATTTCTGTGTGGTATTGCATGCAGTATAGTTATCATTTCCACCATAGGTAACATTCATAGTATATTCACCAGGAGTCAAGCCGTTCAACTGCAATTTCCCTTCACCGTTCGCATCAGTGGTTACAGCCTGAGGATTTTTCCCACCATTAGCATCAATTATAGTTATATTAACACGCTGATTAGCTATTGGCGTATTGTTCAAGTCAGTCAGTCTGATTGTAAAGTTATCCCCATCCTGCAAAGTGGAATTGCTTGTAACAACAGCTCTTGAGTCTACTTTTGCATGACCTGGATTTAAAAATATGACTCCTGCTGCAAGAACAACAATCAGCACAACAACCAATGCAATTATTATCTTATCATTATTCATATTATCAACCTATTTTAATATTAATGAATTATACATGCTCGTACTAACAGGATTATCCATAAATTCTAAAACTAAATATGTTTTATCATTATTATGAAGTACCATATGCATTAACATCGTTTTAGTTCCATCATATGGGTTTTGGCATAAAATACTTACTTCAGGTTCTCCCCTAAAATCACCCACATTAAAGTCTAAAGCTTTCATACTTACATCTGAGCCAATTCCTTCATTAAATGATTTAATTATTTCAGTTTTAGAAATTTCTCCCTTATTATAGACATCAATCATTTCTTTAAAATCATTAGCACTAAAATTTTGCATTTCACCAATTTCAAAAA containing:
- a CDS encoding Ig-like domain-containing protein, translating into MDYNKIIIALVVVLVVLVAAGVIFLNSGHAKVDSRAVVTSNSTLQDGDNFTIRLTDLNNTPIANQRVNITIIDANGGKNPQAVTTDANGEGKLQLNGLTPGEYTMNVTYGGNDNYIACNTTQKMEMKEKVLPTQTSSSTSTKSSTVNDNYVRDANGNIMYAHNDVGGDVPMTKGGNYIYKDTDEPGSPSGYWVNKI
- a CDS encoding zinc ribbon domain-containing protein; translated protein: MFCDKCGEKIEDESAKFCRNCGASLSNYVKEEKPKPLPVMKRDKTKILNFIKSRNFLIIILICIIVILSALFVNEMFMKDLDPRQGFELISNENNVSLYHNSKDNVYMEVKEADNPNTSYSIDDVAGKKANVTCWFKKYTITCYKPIEKSSSTPSIQERYPYANPEAVVTLATMEAAYYVNKVEPYQLYLNGMLRDNNLKAIDNGVVDLYS
- a CDS encoding Ig-like domain-containing protein — translated: MNNDKIIIALVVVLIVVLAAGVIFLNPGHAKVDSRAVVTSNSTLQDGDNFTIRLTDLNNTPIANQRVNITIIDANGGKNPQAVTTDANGEGKLQLNGLTPGEYTMNVTYGGNDNYTACNTTQKLTMEKKVVHETVNQQSTKSSSSSNEIFFDPEVNVYYDSNGIVVDPDGKHSQSVGSRYSDLREYRDRWERGEPVMV